Proteins from one Oncorhynchus masou masou isolate Uvic2021 chromosome 12, UVic_Omas_1.1, whole genome shotgun sequence genomic window:
- the LOC135550709 gene encoding ER membrane protein complex subunit 6, translated as MASIVAKREGPQFISEVAVRGNAAVLDYCRTSVSALSGATAGILGLTGLYGFIFYFLASFLLSLLLIIKASRRWNKCFKSRRMLFTGGLVGGLFTYVLFWTFLYGMVHVY; from the coding sequence ATGGCCTCAATCGTAGCGAAACGAGAAGGACCACAGTTCATCAGTGAGGTTGCTGTGAGGGGCAACGCCGCAGTGCTGGACTACTGCCGGACGTCGGTGTCAGCTCTGTCGGGGGCGACAGCGGGCATCCTTGGGCTCACAGGACTGTACGGATTTATCTTCTATTTCCTAGCTtcgttcctcctctcccttcttctcatcATCAAGGCCAGTCGCAGGTGGAACAAGTGCTTCAAGTCTCGGCGGATGCTCTTTACAGGAGGGCTTGTTGGAGGTCTTTTTACCTACGTCCTGTTCTGGACTTTCCTCTACGGAATGGTACATGTGTACTAA